From one Streptomyces chromofuscus genomic stretch:
- a CDS encoding MEDS domain-containing protein, with translation MPTSSARAQGTFDHRMAVFATDEEFVAAALPFLAEGLAAPDEPPPVAIAAPGKLDLLREALGGDARRVGFVPHTEWYSGSAANAVAQGAGYLAAHAGHQGRVHLLMEPDWAGRAGRSARESSEWIRYEAFANLLFAPLATTALCAYDTRTAGPAVIAAARRTHPGTGVYEDPLRIAAELDAVPLPPPPRDARPLPAPEPHAVRTWATGQGLPAADAELFAAAVSEAAAVLDPVGHVLLWGEAPGCVCELRSPRRVDDPLAGFVPPPAAEPAVGQGLWFARQVCAYVDVRDDEAGAVVRLQYT, from the coding sequence ATGCCCACCTCATCAGCACGTGCCCAAGGCACCTTCGACCACCGCATGGCCGTCTTCGCCACCGACGAGGAGTTCGTCGCGGCCGCCCTGCCCTTCCTCGCCGAGGGCCTCGCGGCCCCCGACGAGCCGCCGCCCGTCGCCATCGCCGCCCCCGGCAAGCTCGACCTGCTGCGCGAGGCCCTCGGCGGCGACGCCCGGCGCGTCGGCTTCGTCCCGCACACCGAGTGGTACTCCGGCTCGGCCGCCAACGCTGTGGCGCAGGGCGCCGGTTATCTCGCCGCGCACGCCGGCCACCAGGGCCGTGTCCACCTGCTGATGGAGCCCGACTGGGCCGGCCGTGCCGGACGCTCCGCGCGCGAGAGCAGCGAGTGGATCCGCTACGAGGCCTTCGCCAACCTCCTCTTCGCCCCGCTCGCGACCACCGCCCTGTGCGCGTACGACACCCGCACCGCGGGCCCCGCCGTGATCGCCGCCGCTCGCCGCACCCACCCCGGCACCGGCGTCTACGAGGACCCGCTGCGCATCGCCGCCGAACTGGACGCCGTACCGCTGCCGCCGCCCCCGCGCGACGCGCGCCCGCTGCCCGCGCCCGAACCCCACGCCGTCCGCACCTGGGCCACCGGCCAGGGCCTGCCCGCCGCCGACGCGGAGCTGTTCGCCGCGGCCGTGTCCGAGGCGGCGGCCGTGCTCGACCCCGTCGGCCACGTCCTGCTGTGGGGCGAGGCGCCCGGCTGCGTCTGCGAACTGCGCTCGCCGCGCCGCGTCGACGACCCGCTCGCCGGATTCGTGCCGCCGCCCGCCGCCGAACCGGCTGTGGGGCAGGGGCTGTGGTTCGCGCGGCAGGTGTGCGCGTACGTCGACGTACGCGACGACGAGGCGGGCGCGGTCGTACGCCTGCAGTACACGTGA